TGCTCATTTCAACAAAACCAAATCCGCGAGAACGGCCGCTTTGTCTATCACTGATAACTTGGGCACTTTCTACAGTACCGACTTCAGAGAAAAGCTCTTTTAAATCACCATCAGTAACATTATAGTCAATGTTACCAACATAAAGTTTCTTGTTCACAAATATCACCTCCTTATTTTTTATTTTCTTTCAGTTCTCCTCGGAAAAATTGCCTTTGGGGTCGAAAGAAGTATAACTGTTAATGGTTAGTAGCTTAGCATACAAGTTCTAATTTGTAAATACGGTGACAATGGGTAAGGTTTTGACCTGTTTATATTTCCAAATGCAGGATACTGTGAGACCCCCTTCAACTAGGGGTAAGCTTCTTAGAGTAATTAATTTACTCTTATAGGTTGATTGATCCTATTACTAAAACTTTTCTTGTATTCTTTTCCTTGTCGGAAGAATAGGTATGAGAAATAGAAGAGCAAGGGACTTACTGACCAGGCAATTAATGGTACTTTGTGGAGTGCAAAAAGGAGAGATAAAATAAATCCCGCCAAAAAATTATCCATTGCGCCAAAAACCAAGATATAGTAGGAGATTTTTTTCTTATAGAACTGGTGTGGAACATAGTATATCAAGGCACCGATTAACGAGCCTAGTCCTAGAATTCGCCAATACCTTGAAGTTAGTTCAAACATCTGGAGAAGTTCTTGCGGAGCAACTAGTAAGAATATTCCCCAGGGGAAAATGAGGAGAAGGAGATTAACAGAGAGCACAGTTTTGAACCATGCTAGAAGGCTTTCCGGTTTTTTTAGGCGAATTTCTTCTTCTTTAAGAGTTAGGTAAACAAAAAGGGCATAGAAAGAAAGAATAATCCAGCTTTCATAGGCCCAAAGCCTCCGCGCAAGCATACTTGAGCGAGGTGTTTTTAAGAAGTGTCCAAAAGCGTAGAACAAACCGCTTAGAAAGAAAATATGTAAAGACCAAAAAAATAGTTTTTTTGCTTTCATTACCTAGGAATTGCAATTTTACCTCATATAAGGTATGCCCTCTTCGTCTAAATCTGGTGTTTCCAGGTTGCTGTCGGAATCACTTCCATTTTCATTCTCCGAGTCTTTTTTTGGTTTAGCTTCTTCTACTGTTAGTGTTCTGCTCTGAAATTCTTTTTGGTGAAAAAGCTCAATTGCTTTTTTTGCTTCTTCTTTGCTAGACATTTCGACAAAGCCAAATCCGCGTGATTTGCCGCTGTCTCTGTCTTTTATTATTTCCGCACTGACTACAGTTCCTGCTTTCGCAAAGCGTTCTTGGAGATCTTCTTCAGTAGTTTCAAAATCAAGATTTCCTACATATAGTTTTTGGCTCATAAACTCACCTCCTTGTTTAGATGTAAGCTGTTATATATTAACATAAAGAAAAGAGAAAGGGATAGCTTGGCTGGTGCCAACGCTATCCCTGTTGTGTTGCTTACTGTAGTTCTTTTCCTATTCCTCTAGCTGCAATGATCCCCATTGCTGCTGCACCAACAATCCCACGCGAATTTCCTGCCCCGTCGCCAGCAACAAAGAGATTTTCAATCTTAGTTTCCAATTGAGTATTGGTTTCAATCCTTGCTGCGTAGCGCTTGAGTTTTGGCGCGTAAAGAAGAGTTCTGTTGGTGTTTAGTCCCGGAATTACGTTGGAAAGCATGCTCAAAGCCTCTTTGATGTCGGTGACAACGCGATGTGGTAGTGCCATGCTTATATCACCTGGTGTGACATCTGTTAGCGTGGGAACAAGATCGCTCCGGCTCTTTTCTAGCCGATGCCATGTTGAGCGTCTGTTCCTTCGTAAATCCCCTAGGCTTTGTAAAAGCGGCTTCCCCCCTCCAATAGTAGTAGCCAAGCGTGCGATGGATTCTCCGTAATCTGAGGTACTTTCTACTGGCTGTGTTAGGTTTATGCTTACTAACAAAGCAAAGTTGGTGTTTGGTGAGTTGCTGTCTCGCAGTGCGTGGCCATTTACACAGACATAGCCTCCATCGTAGGTTTCGCTAACCACCAGCCCGTTTGGCGAGACGCAAAATGTTCTTGCGCGATCGTCGTAGGTTGGTGTCCTAATGTAGAATTTAGGGTCGTAACAAATGTTGGTGATGGGTTCCATAATAATGCTTGGTACCTCGACCCTGACCCCAATGTCTACTGGGTTATGGTGAATGGTAAGGTTGTGTTTTTCTGCGAGGTGGCACGTCCAGCTGCAACCTGTCCTGCCAGGAGCAAGGAGGACAAAATCGGCTTTGGTAAAGCCCTCTTTGGTCAAAATTCCAGCTACTGTATTCCTTTGAGTACTAATATCGGTTACCTTAGTTTTTAACTGGAATTCTACTCCGCTTTTCCGGAGGTTGCGGGCGAAGGTGCTTACAAGCTCTACCAGATGATCGGAACCAATGTGAGCTTGCCTTATAGGCAAGAATTTGAATCCTGCCTCTGCAGCTCTTCTTTCCAAGGTACGGACCTTTTCCTTCTCAGTGGAAATTACTTCTACTCCGTATGTCTGGAAAACAGTTTCGATGTGGTTTACCAACTTCCAAGCGTCCTCGTAAGACATAAATTTGAAGAGGTCGCCTCCAATTTGGGGATGGAAGTTTAACTTCCCATCAGAAAATGTGCCAGAGCCACCAATGCCGTGAAGAAGATCAAAAGGATCGTCTCTTGATCTTGCAGTTACCTCTTTGCCTTGGTCAAAGACAACAATGCGTAGGTTTGTATTTTGAGCTAGTTCTTGTGCAGCGAAAAGCCCGGCTGGACCTGCGCCAACGATTCCCACTGTTTTCATTTTTGTTCTCCTTCTTCTTATTCCTATTCCTATTCTAGCTGTGCAGGTGAGGTGTAGGAGATAATCCCTTCTGTTGACAGGACTATCTCCTTTTGTTGGTTGTAACTTAGGCTAGTTTGCAATTACAATTTCTCTTCCTGGTTGAGGGTCTATTCTTTCTATAGTAGCTAGAGAAACAATGGGTGTATTGGTACTAACTTTGGTACGTAGGAGCTTCCGCCCGCCCTCGAAGCTTTTCTCAATCAAAGCTCCAATGCCAAGCAGTTCTGCTTCAGCCTGTTTGACAATGCGAACCAAGGCGGCAATTGTTTTTCCTGTAGCTAGGAAGTCGTCAATGATTAGGACACGGTCAGCTGTCCCCAATTGGTCTCCGGAAACGGCAAGCATTACCTCGCTTTCTTTGGTATGTAAGGGGGCGCTTGTTTTATAGATTTGCCCGGTCATGGTGATGGGGATCTTTTTACGGGCAAAAAGCAAGTCCACGCTTAGGAGGCTTGCTGTGAGCAGACCAGGTCCAATACCAGAGGTTTCTGCAGTGAGGACAACGGTAGGTCCTGAGTTTGCACTGCGAAATATGCTGGCAAACCGACAGGCGCATTCGAATATCAGTGGTGCATCAATCCTATGGTTGACAAACCCTGCTACGTTGAGGATCCCTGATCCTTGGTTTTTTGCCTCTTCTCTAATCCTTTTTTTAAGTGCTTCCATTCTAATTCTCCTTAGTTGTATTCAATAGTTGCTGGGGGTTTGGGTGTTATTTCGTAGAGCACGCGCGTTACGCCTTTGACTTCTGTAGTGATTTTGCCTGCTATTCGCAGCAGTAATCCAAAGGGAAGGATTGTTGGGCGAGTTGTTAGAGCATCCTTGCTGTCCACAACGCGGATTGCCATTATGTGTCCAAAGCCTCGTTTGTTGTTTTCCAGAACACCGCGCGCCTTGCCTGGTAAGAGTACGGGAAAGGCTTGAAAGGGCTGTTCGGGACTTGTTTGTATTTCTTTGATGAGCTTTTCTACAATGACAGTGGCTTGCCTTACTAGGGTTACCTTTTCTGGTGTGATTTCTTGGCCTCTTGCTACTCGGAGTAGCAACCCTGGTCCTGGAAAAGGCATCCGCTCTGTGAATTCTGGCGGCAAGCCTAGTGCGCGCCCAACTATGCGCACCTCATCTTTGTAGAGCGCTGCAACCGGCTCAAGAACTTTCAGGCTAAAATCCTTTTCGAAGTCTATTCCTACGTTGTGCTGTTCTTGTCCCTTTTCTGCTTCTTGGGTATCTGCTTTGATGGTTCCCTGGACAAGATAGGATGCGTTAACCTTTTTCAATGCCTCTCCAAAAACTTGGTAGAATACAGTGCGGAAAATTAGTCGCTGCTGAGTGGGTTCAGTTACTCCGGTCAAGGCATCAAAGAACCTGTCCGCGACTTGGACCAGTTCTACTTTCAGTCCGAGTTCCTTAAGCATTGCCACAACTTGTTCCGGTTCTCTTTCCCTCATAAAGCCGGTGTCAATGAAGATAACGGTGAGTTGGTCTCCAATTGCTTTGTTTGCTAATGCTGCACAGGTTGTGCTATCTACGCCACCAGAACAGGCACAAATTGCTTTCCCTTTCCCTACTCTGGTTTGGATTTCTTCCACTTGTTCTCGAATGAGGCTGTTCACATCGCCCAACATTATTCAGATCTCCTTCCTGGCTAGTTTTCCAATTTGAATTAAAGAATAAGGGATAGCTGGCGCTTGCCAAGCTATCCCTGTTGTAGTTTCCCAGTTTCTGCTATTCTGGGATCTGACCGACGACGCCTTCCACGAGCCAGTCGAAGGAAAGCAATTCCTCGTCGGACATGGTCTCTCCATCTGTGACCCGTAATGCACCGGAGTTGTCCTTGATCGGGCCGGTGAAGGGGTGCAGTTCGCCGCTTAGGATCACCTCCTTGGCAGCGTTCACATCGTTCCGGACCTCTTGCGGTACCATGTCGCCGAAAGGTGCTAGTTCCATGATCCTGTCGGACATGTGGCCCCAATAGGCATGTGTTTCCCACTCACCGTTGTAGGCCTTTTCTACAGTGTCTACATAGTAGACGCCCCAATCCCAGATCGGTGCGGTGAGGACTGCGTCCGGTGCCACATCTTGTGAGATGGCGTTGTAGCCAATGGCGTAGACCCCTGCTTCCTGAGCCAGCTTGTCCGGCTCGGTGGAGTCAGACTCGCGGGCGATGACATCGGCCCCAGTGTCGAGCAGTGCCTGTGCTGCCTCGCGCTCGGCGGGTGGGTTGAACCAGTCCATGATCCAAACTGGATGGACTTCCACTTCTGGGTTCACGGACTGCGCGCCGAGGGTGAGAGCATTCAGGTTACGCACTACCTCGGGAATTGGGTACGGGGCGACGTAGCCGAGCACATTCGATTCAGTCATGTGCCCCGCGGTGATCCCCGCCAGGTACCAGCCTTCGTAGCCACGGCCGTCGTAAATGCTTACGTTCTCAGCCGTTTTATAACCTGTGCAGTGCTCGAAGAGAACATCTGGGTATTCTTCGGCTACTTCCATGACCGAGTCCATGTAGCCGAAAGAGGTAGCGAAGACCATATCGTAACCCTGGTTGGCGTATTGTTCGATGATACGAGTGGCGTCGGGCCCTTCCGTAACCAGCTCGCTGTAAGCGGTTTCTACATAGGGCAGTTCTTCCTCCAGCTTGAGGCGGCCTTGGTCGTGTGCGTATGTCCAGCCCAGGTCTCCGACGGGACCGACATGGACGTAGGCAACGCGGAAGGGCTCCTTGCCTTCTTCAGCTTCTTGAGGTACCTCTCCCGTTGCCCAGGCCTTTACGAAGACATCAAGTACCTTGGCACTGTTATCTGCTGCCAACTGGAAGAAAACCCCAATCAAGTTTTCGCCGGGTCCCCCGCCTGCTAGATCCGAGTTGGAGCGGAAAGCTAGAAACGGCACATTGTTGCGATATGCAACGTGGGCAACTGCGGCCGTTTCCATATCTAGGCAGTCCGCTTGGAACGTGTCCCAGACGTACTTTCTGTAGTCGGCGTTGTCGACAAAGGCTTGTCCGGAGACGCCATTGCCTCCGACCTTGACCATTAGCTCGTGATCTATGCAAGCTTCTTCTGTGCATTCTTTGAGATCAACTGCGTCCGCAACCTTCTCGGCGACAGCCAGCATTTCGGGGTCTGCTTCGAACCAGAATATTTCTTTCGAAGCATCCGGCTCGCCGCCTGCCTGTACGCTTCTGACCGTTTCTGGGTACATCATGCCATAGTTGGGGAACAGCGGATCCTCGTACGGGAATTCGCCGTCGATCTCGCGTGCAAGGCGGGATTCCCTGTATTGTGCCCACTAAGCGGGCACGAGCACCGTACCGATCCCGTACCGGGGATCAGGATTGACGCCGCCGGATATGCCTGAGAAGATCAAGTGTGAAACGTTGAAATAGTCGAACAGTACTTGGGTTTCCATTGCGGCGTTTACCATTGAAACGCCCGACTCCACAATCACTACGTCTTGACCGTGAACTGTACCCAAGTGGTAGGTTTGGCCTTTAATCACCTTAGTCTCTTGCACATCGGTGAACTTCAGCACCGCTTCCAATTCGGCACCAAATGCTGACATGCTGGCCAGCCTAGGCTTCCTTGGCGAGGGTGTTGCTTCAACGATCTTTTCGACCTCGATTTCCTTCTCGACAATGCGGGTTACTTCTACGACCTTTGGCTCTGGCGGGGCACATGCTGTGAGCATACCGACCAGAACTACGAGTGTGAGTAGCACGGCTGTCAGTTTCTTCTTGCGGCCGGACATGAGTCTTTCCTCCTTTGAGGTTTTGGGGAGCCTTATACTCCCAGGTTGGGTTCGACTTTGGGTGCTTTTACGCCTTTCTTTCTTATCCCTTTTGTGCTACCTCCTTTCTGTAGTTTGAGTATTATGTATATTTATGAACGCAGTTAAAGGTTATGAACGCGTTATTTGTTAAAGTGCGAAGATAGGATTATCGCGAATCCGATAGCGGATTTCCGCAGATATAAGTTTAGGCCTTTTTAGGCATAAATTTAGGCGCCCGTGGGGGCGCCTCTATTGCGTACGGAAATTCAATGAAAAGAATATCCAAATTTTGTTGCTATTTTATTAGATCCATAAAAGGTTTCTTCCGGCAGGTAGAAGAATATTATTCTGGTGAAATGCAAATCTACGCGAATGGAAATGCGTTCAGGAACGCGTACCCAAATTTACGCGAATATTGAGTACTTATTTCTAGTTTAAGGTAATCATATGGTAAATGGGGTGTCAAGAAGATGAACTCCTATTGTGCTAGGTTGCTTGTAATCTTGCGTGTTTTGCCCGCCGCATTCCCCAGCCCCAGGGGCTTCCCCTGCGACGGAGGTCTAAGTTCTAAAAACCGGTAACTTACCAAGAAAAATGGGGTTGGCGATGTTATTAATTTCTTCGTTTCCTTGTTTCAACACCACAGCGTTGGCAATTACCTCTCCCCCACTCTGCTCAATCAGCTCATCCATTACTTTTAGAGTTCTGCCAGTGGAGACTACGTCGTCAACTACCAAAACCTTTTTGCCTTTTATGAAGTTTGCATCGGGACCGTTAAGAACTAAAGTTGGTTTCTTCTCTAGAGTTTGGGGATTTGTCATATAGCCGTGAATCTTTTTTCGGCAAACTATGTAGCGCTTGTGTCCTAATTTTTTTGCTAGAGAATGTAGCAAAGGAACGACTTTTACCTCAGGACCAGCAATAATATCAAAATTCAGGTCTTTTACTTTTTTTTGAAGATTATAAGCAGTTGCTTCTACTAGCTCAGCGTCGCCAAGGAGATTGAAGGAGGCAATTTTTATGTTGGGTCCCAAAGCAACAACTGGTAGTTTACGAGTAAGACCGCAAAGTTTTAGAGTATAAAAGTCCATTGTTTGAAATATTGTAACACGGGTTTTTAGTGCTAGTCCTAGAATATGTCGGTTTTGGTTGGTCTGGCATCTGTTGTAGCCCAAATTCCCAGTTTGTGGAGTGCGTTCCTGTTTCCACTTCCAAGTTGATGGGTAGTGTGTAAAGGCAATCCTGCTAATTTAGTTGTTTGTTTCAAAGCTTTTTTTGCTAATGGATTTGTTGTTTTCCCTAGAGATAGGGTTAGGAGTACTTCATTTGCGTTCAGGTTGGCAGCGCTTTCGCCTAATGTTTCTTCCTTGAAATTGGTTAGGTTTTTGATAATATCTTCTGGAATTAAATCAATTTCGTCAGGTATTTTTGCTGATTCTTTTAGAGCATTAAGAAGAACTGCTGCTTCGGCGTGCATAAGTCGAGAGTTTTTCCCTGTTACTATTTTTTCATTTGGAAGCTCTAAAGCAGCTCCGCAGTATATACCTTGATTGCCTTTGTCTTTTTGCTTTTTTGCTTCTGTTGCTGCGTTTCGAGCAGGTTCTACTACTGCTCTGTCTGTTTCTTTCAAGTTTAGTTTTCCCATTAAAGTTTTCATTCTTTGGAGAGTTTCTTCTTTTTCTGTTCCTTGCAAAAAACCTTCGTGGTAGCGGAAGTAATAGAAAACTATTTCTTGTTTTGCAGCTTCGCGTGTCTCTTTGTCATTAATAATTCCTTCTTTTAGTTTGTTTATTCCCATTTCGGTAGGAGAACTATAGCTTAAGCTGTTTCCCTTCGGAAACAACTGATCAAGGATGTTTTTGATTATGGGGAAAGCTTCGATATCGCGGTTGTAATTTACTGCCTGTTCCTTATGGGTGTTAAGGTGGAAAGGGTCAATAGCGTTTTTATCACCCAGATCTGCGGTAGAAGCTTCGTAGGCAATGTTGACTGGATGGTTTAGTGGCAAATTCCAGACAGGAAACGTTTCTAGTTTTCCGTAGGCTGCGTGCTTGCCCTGCTCTCTTTCATGGTATAGCTGACCAAGGCAGGTAGAGAGCTTTCCGCTGTTGCCTCCCGGACCGTTGACCACTACGATTGGTTTTTTTACTGGGATGTAGGGGTCTTTACCAAATCCCTTTTTGCTAAGAATTTTTTCAATATTATCTGGGTAGTTTCTTATTTCGTTGCGAAAGTAAATTTTGTATCCAAGGTTTGTAAGGTGTTTTCCAAAGTCTTTTGCATCCTCTTCACCCTCGTATCTATTTATTGCTACCAGTGGCTTGCCTAGCCCCATTTGGCTAAATTTTTCCAAAGCTCTGAGCGCGAAGTCGCCGTAGGTTAGGTTAAAATCGCTACGTAATTTACCTCTTTGTAGGTGCTTGGCACTAACGCAATAAATTATTTCCAGGTCCTTTTTAAGATTTTGAAGAAGCAAGATCTTCGCTTTGGGGTCATAACCAGGAAGGGTTCTTGCCGCATGGTAGTCAGCTAGTAGTTTTCCCCCTATTTCTAGGTAAAGCCGCTCCTCAGCTTGGGCTAATCTTTTTCGAATTGCAGCTTCTTCTGCTTCTAAGTATTTTTTTGTTGAAAAACATTTTTTCATCTTAATATTTTGAAAAGGGAAAAGCCCAGGCTTCCGGAGAGCCTAGGCTGATGCCCCTACTCGGCGGGGTCACGTTTTAATAATGTTGATGCCAAGTAATTTGCAAATCCCGCAAAGGACTAGTGACTTTGGGCAATTTGCAGTTAGCAATTCTTCAGGAGCTGCGATGTTGATAGTAAGCACTCTTTTCTCCTGAAGTTTGTAGCCATTCCTTCCTAGGATAACGGCGAGTGAGTCACTTCGGCGGCTTGCCTTGCTAGGAATGGCTAGTGCGTCTATACCAGAGCTTTTTAGGAAGCTTTTTATCCGTCTAGCTTCTGTTCTTAGATTTGCCACTTTTTCCCTCCTCTGTTCTATTTTCGGCATTTAAAAACCCAATCTCGCCGGCTTGGCGGATCGGGATTAAGAAAAACCCAGAGCTGTTGCGGTGAAAAAGCCATCCATTGCTCTGGGAATACAGAGTAGCAAGATTTTTTTTACCTTGTCAAGTATAAACGCAGCAGGTTCTAGTTTGGTTGTTATTTTGGGTTTTGTTTATGATAAAGTTAATAATGTGAAGCGCGTATTAATTTTTACAACTAGCATGGGGCATAGGAGCATTGCCGAGGCGGCGCGCGCTGCTTTTAAAGAGGCGGGTTGGCGGGTGAAGTTGGTTTCTTTCGAGTTTCGTGAGGCTACTTTGCAGTATTATCCTGCTTACAAATTGTTTCCTACTTTGAATAAAGT
This genomic stretch from Patescibacteria group bacterium harbors:
- a CDS encoding RNA-binding protein; protein product: MNKKLYVGNIDYNVTDGDLKELFSEVGTVESAQVISDRQSGRSRGFGFVEMSTEEEAKAAIEQLDGTEHDGRNIKVSEARPKRG
- a CDS encoding 7-cyano-7-deazaguanine synthase, encoding MLGDVNSLIREQVEEIQTRVGKGKAICACSGGVDSTTCAALANKAIGDQLTVIFIDTGFMREREPEQVVAMLKELGLKVELVQVADRFFDALTGVTEPTQQRLIFRTVFYQVFGEALKKVNASYLVQGTIKADTQEAEKGQEQHNVGIDFEKDFSLKVLEPVAALYKDEVRIVGRALGLPPEFTERMPFPGPGLLLRVARGQEITPEKVTLVRQATVIVEKLIKEIQTSPEQPFQAFPVLLPGKARGVLENNKRGFGHIMAIRVVDSKDALTTRPTILPFGLLLRIAGKITTEVKGVTRVLYEITPKPPATIEYN
- a CDS encoding FAD-dependent oxidoreductase, which codes for MKTVGIVGAGPAGLFAAQELAQNTNLRIVVFDQGKEVTARSRDDPFDLLHGIGGSGTFSDGKLNFHPQIGGDLFKFMSYEDAWKLVNHIETVFQTYGVEVISTEKEKVRTLERRAAEAGFKFLPIRQAHIGSDHLVELVSTFARNLRKSGVEFQLKTKVTDISTQRNTVAGILTKEGFTKADFVLLAPGRTGCSWTCHLAEKHNLTIHHNPVDIGVRVEVPSIIMEPITNICYDPKFYIRTPTYDDRARTFCVSPNGLVVSETYDGGYVCVNGHALRDSNSPNTNFALLVSINLTQPVESTSDYGESIARLATTIGGGKPLLQSLGDLRRNRRSTWHRLEKSRSDLVPTLTDVTPGDISMALPHRVVTDIKEALSMLSNVIPGLNTNRTLLYAPKLKRYAARIETNTQLETKIENLFVAGDGAGNSRGIVGAAAMGIIAARGIGKELQ
- a CDS encoding RNA-binding protein gives rise to the protein MSQKLYVGNLDFETTEEDLQERFAKAGTVVSAEIIKDRDSGKSRGFGFVEMSSKEEAKKAIELFHQKEFQSRTLTVEEAKPKKDSENENGSDSDSNLETPDLDEEGIPYMR
- the xpt gene encoding xanthine phosphoribosyltransferase, which codes for MEALKKRIREEAKNQGSGILNVAGFVNHRIDAPLIFECACRFASIFRSANSGPTVVLTAETSGIGPGLLTASLLSVDLLFARKKIPITMTGQIYKTSAPLHTKESEVMLAVSGDQLGTADRVLIIDDFLATGKTIAALVRIVKQAEAELLGIGALIEKSFEGGRKLLRTKVSTNTPIVSLATIERIDPQPGREIVIAN
- a CDS encoding DUF1846 family protein → MKKCFSTKKYLEAEEAAIRKRLAQAEERLYLEIGGKLLADYHAARTLPGYDPKAKILLLQNLKKDLEIIYCVSAKHLQRGKLRSDFNLTYGDFALRALEKFSQMGLGKPLVAINRYEGEEDAKDFGKHLTNLGYKIYFRNEIRNYPDNIEKILSKKGFGKDPYIPVKKPIVVVNGPGGNSGKLSTCLGQLYHEREQGKHAAYGKLETFPVWNLPLNHPVNIAYEASTADLGDKNAIDPFHLNTHKEQAVNYNRDIEAFPIIKNILDQLFPKGNSLSYSSPTEMGINKLKEGIINDKETREAAKQEIVFYYFRYHEGFLQGTEKEETLQRMKTLMGKLNLKETDRAVVEPARNAATEAKKQKDKGNQGIYCGAALELPNEKIVTGKNSRLMHAEAAVLLNALKESAKIPDEIDLIPEDIIKNLTNFKEETLGESAANLNANEVLLTLSLGKTTNPLAKKALKQTTKLAGLPLHTTHQLGSGNRNALHKLGIWATTDARPTKTDIF
- a CDS encoding phosphoribosyltransferase family protein, with protein sequence MDFYTLKLCGLTRKLPVVALGPNIKIASFNLLGDAELVEATAYNLQKKVKDLNFDIIAGPEVKVVPLLHSLAKKLGHKRYIVCRKKIHGYMTNPQTLEKKPTLVLNGPDANFIKGKKVLVVDDVVSTGRTLKVMDELIEQSGGEVIANAVVLKQGNEEINNIANPIFLGKLPVFRT